One genomic window of Solanum dulcamara chromosome 12, daSolDulc1.2, whole genome shotgun sequence includes the following:
- the LOC129877292 gene encoding 12-oxophytodienoate reductase 1 has product MENEAVEEKQHHMIPLMTPYKMGNFQLSHRVVLAPLTRQRSYGNIPQPHAILYYSQRTTKGGLLIAEATVISETAIGYKDTPGIWTKEQVEAWKPIVNAVHAKGGIFFSQIWHVGRVSNKDFQPNGQDPISCTDKPLSPQIRSNGVDVEQFTPPRRLTKDEIPQIINDFRVAARNAIEAGFDGVEIHGAHGYLIDQFMKDQVNDRSDKYGGSIENRCRFALEIVEAVANEIGADRVGIRISPFANYNESGDTNPSALGLYMVESLNKYDIAYCHVVEPRMKTPWEKCQCPESLVPMRKAFKGTFIVAGGYDREDGNRAVVEDRADLVAYGRLFISNPDLPNRFKLNAPLNKYNRETFYTSDPVVGYTDYPILETT; this is encoded by the exons atggAAAATGAAGCTGTTGAAGAGAAACAACACCACATGATCCCTCTAATGACCCCTTATAAAATGGGAAACTTTCAATTATCTCATAGAGTTGTCTTGGCACCATTGACAAGGCAAAGATCTTATGGCAATATTCCTCAACCACATGCTATCCTTTATTACTCACAAAGAACCACAAAAGGTGGTCTTCTCATAGCAGAGGCCACTGTAATTTCTGAAACTGCCATAGGGTACAAAGATACACCTGGTATATGGACAAAGGAGCAAGTAGAGGCATGGAAACCAATTGTAAATGCAGTTCATGCCAAAGGAGGAATCTTCTTTTCCCAAATTTGGCATGTCGGCAGAGTTTCCAACAAAG ATTTTCAGCCCAATGGACAGGATCCAATCTCATGCACAGACAAGCCATTAAGTCCTCAAATTCGTTCCAATGGCGTAGATGTTGAACAATTTACACCACCTCGGCGATtgacaaaagatgaaattcctCAAATCATCAATGATTTTCGAGTTGCTGCTAGAAATGCAATTGAAGCTGGATTTGATGGGGTTGAGATCCATGGAGCTCATGGTTATCTAATCGATCAGTTTATGAAAGACCAAGTCAATGACCGAAGTGATAAATACGGAGGGTCTATAGAGAATCGTTGTAGATTTGCACTAGAAATAGTTGAAGCAGTTGCAAATGAGATAGGAGCTGACCGAGTTGGTATAAGGATTTCCCCATTTGCAAATTACAATGAATCAGGAGACACAAATCCAAGTGCTTTGGGACTTTACATGGTTGAATCGTTGAACAAGTATGACATTGCGTATTGCCATGTGGTTGAGCCTAGGATGAAAACACCTTGGGAAAAATGTCAATGTCCTGAAAGCCTTGTACCCATGAGGAAGGCATTTAAAGGTACTTTTATTGTTGCTGGTGGTTACGATAGAGAAGATGGAAACAGAGCTGTGGTTGAAGATCGAGCTGATCTTGTCGCGTATGGACGTTTATTCATATCCAATCCAGATTTACCAAATCGATTTAAGCTAAATGCACCTCTCAACAAGTATAACAGGGAGACGTTCTATACATCAGATCCTGTTGTTGGCTATACCGATTATCCAATTCTAGAAACCACATAA